The genomic DNA AGGGCGAAATTGCCTTCGAGAGCCGCCTCTGTGGTTTCTACTTCCCGTGCCAACTCGGTGAGCTCTTCGAACCCGTCATCGAGCGCACCGCTAGTCAGAAGGCTGGCGAGTCGCAGGTTCATCCACGCGGATCGTGAATCCGCTTCGGCGCGCAGCCCATCCCTGATGTGCGGGTCCTCGGTGATCTCGAGAGAGCCTGCGAAATCGCCTCCCAAAAAGAGGTGAAAGGCCTGGGACAACCGAGCCTGCAGATACAGCTCCTCCATCTCAACGCCCGATCGCTCGATCAGGTCTCCAAGGCGCCGAACATACGAAGCGACAGTCAGAGGTCGCCCCGCGTCGACATGGAGGCTGAGTTCGCCGTCAATCGCTGACGCTAACTCGAGGATGTCTTCCTCCGTCAGATCTCCAGGGGCGATACTCTCTTTTTCCAAGATCAGTTGTCCTGCTGGACCGGAAAGGTTTCGCTCCACCTCCAGCATCATGTCGGATGTCATGCCGAACCCAAAGCTAGCGGCCCGATATGTGAGCGGAACGGAGGTTTCATAAGACCCCGCATACCCAAAGCAACCGTCGGCTTTGTGGTAGTCGAAAATGTGCCCTTCATAGATGGCTTCGCACTGAGTACAGCCCCAGGGAGAACCCGCGACCAAGAGCAGGATCTCTTTCGCCGCATCGGCGTCGACATTGATCAGTTGGATGTCCCCGCGATGAACACCCTGGACGTAGTACACCGGTCGGAGACTCGGGGTATCCAGAACGAAAGCTGCCAAGTACCCTCCGCTGCCTTCTCGGTATCGACCGACTAGCTGCATCCCCCGTCCCAATACCGGTAGGAACTCGATGGCGGGATCTCCATAGAAGCGAAAGGACAACGCTCTCAGACCTTCCGGCGCCAGCGCGAGGACGATCAGATGGACCGACCGCCCTCCTCGCATCAGCAGAGCCAGTGTGTCTTCGCTGGCCCAGTACGATTCAGCTTCGTATAAGCCCAGAAGCATGGGGATTTCTCCGAGGTCTCCGCCCCATGGCGTGCGAGCTTCCGCGGCGAGAAACTGCTCGACCATGGATCGAAGACTCGACACTCCCCTTTCGGACAGCCCTGCGAGCGGGTCACCGACGTCCAACATCGAGTCAGAAAGGTCTGCGAACTCCTCACACCCGCCGCCTCCACTCAACACTTTGGACAGCATTCCGCCCGCAAAAGAAGAGGGGGAAACCGTAGGCCCTTGAGCCTCCGTAGCCTGTTCGTCAGGAGCATCCTCAGGTTCGTCTACATAGCGACCGAGGCTGCCGACAGTTCCGGAGTCCAGTGCCGTCAGTACCCTTGCCAAGCGCTGATCGAAAGTAGCTTCCGACGCCAGACCTGGGGTTCCCCAGTCCCCGCTCGGCGGAAGGAAAGCCCCGAGTTCGTCCTCGAGAGCCGCTCGGAGTTGTTGGAGTTCTTGAGGATCGGCGCCACGTGGCTCCGCAGAGGCAACCTCCAATGCCTTTTCAGGTAAACCGGCGAGATGGTATTCCCGAGCGAGCCTCAGCCTCGAAACTGCGGAGAGGGAGCCATCCACCGACAAGGCGGCAGCTTCATCGAGTCTTTGCATGGGGTCACCGAGATTCGCCACACGACGCACTGCGGCCAGGGTGATCAAGGTGTCGACCGACTGCCTTGCAAACAGGTCTTTATCGAGATCGAGTTCGGCATCCAGGCTACGAAGCGCTTCCCAGGCTTCCGCCTCCCACGCGGTCGTCACTTCTGCGCCGAAATTTCGAACCGGAATGTACGTCGCTGTATCGGACTGGCCACAAGCCACAGACAGAACCAGCAGAAGAGAAAGAAAAAGGCGCATCGTAGCCCGCCCTAACCTGGATTTCTCATCGACGACCGTAGCGCGGGGACATCAGTCGCTGACGATACAAGGCATTCGTGGGTTCTGCGACGAAGGCGTACCGTCAGTACGTCGAGGGGCAGCTTCTGCGGATAGAGCAGCAGATTCAGTGGCATACGGTCTCGCAATAGGTTGACGGTGAGAATTCCAGCCTAGAACAGAGACATCAGGTCCAATAGCCTCCCACCGAGGGACGTGCCCCGAGGCGTCAGCACAACGCCTCGTTGAACCGACAACAATCCCGCCAGAATGACCGGAAGGCTGAAGCCAACCGCGAAGGCCTTCCAAGGCGTCCTCGCTCCCCGATAGGGAAAAATGTACGCCACAACGGATGCCAGACCCAGATAGACGAGGGTCGCGAGAACATACTGGCCGAGATGGAACTCGAAGGAAGGCATGGTCCAGCGCTTGGAGTACAGCAAGAGGATGTCAGGCGCAATCGCCCCGAAGGCTCCATAAAGAGCCGCACTCATTTTGGATCGACTATCCTTGGGCATGCAGTCTCCCCCTTTTTGGATCAAGCTTCCAATTCGCCCCGAAGGAACGCAACCCGTCTACCCAGGTGCAGAACATTCGAGATTGAGGACTCTCAAAGAGATCGTCCGATTCTAATCTCAAAGGCAGCCCGAGAGAATCGCCGCGAATCGGCAGTCCGGCCCCGGATATGTCAGGCAAGGTTCACCGAACACTCGGATTCCTGAGACTCCGCAACCCAACGGATCGCAACCGGAAGCGATATCCTCACCCCCATGGGTCCCATTCAAACACCGGCCGACGAGCACTGGAGTTTCGTCGATCTCTCCGAGTCGACGCCCATCGGCACCTGGCGTATCGTGCTCGCCTTTCCCGAAGGTCCACTGGCGGAGCAGGTGGAGGCGGTGTGGAGCAGCGAGGGAGTCGACTGCTTCGAGGAGCAGGAGATTCTGCCGCGCACCCGCACGGAGGTGCTGTTCTGCGTCACCGATCGCCACTGGCTGCGGGAGGAGGCGCGGGGAGCGGAGGATCTGGCCTTTGAGACGAGTTTTGTGTCCGGCCTACAGCAGAAACCGCTCCGGGTGGAGTCGCCGCCCAACGCGCAGATGTGCGGGGTGCGCCTGCGGCCCGCCGGGGTCGCCAACTTCCTGCGCGATACGCCGCGCGCCATCGCCGGCGAGGTGGTCGAACTGGACGGCCTGCTCGGACCGCAGGTGGAGCGCCTGCGGTCTCAGGTGGTGGAGAGCCGCGACCTCGAACACCGCACCCGGCTCCTCGCCGGAGCCGTGGAGCGCCATCTCGCACCGTCACCGCCCCTATCGGCGGCGGTGCGCTTCGGCCTGCAGAGCCTCCATGAGAGCGACGGCAGCACGCCGATCCGGGAGATTGTGCGGGCCACGGGGTTCAGCCATCGCTATGTGACCGAGCGCTTCCGGGACGAGATCGGCCTGTCCCCAAAAGCCTATGCGCGCCTGGTCCGCTTCGAATCGGCCTTCGAGCGCCTCCAGCAGGTCGACTCCGTCCACTGGGCGGAGTTCGCCCTCGACGCCGGGTACTACGATCAGGCCCATCTGGTGCGGGACTTCCGGCAACTCTCCGGGGCGACGCCGACGGAGGTGTTCCGTCGCCGCTCGCCGGACGGCCTGGGGCTGCTCAACGAAGAAGACACGGCGACCCTCCGCGGAGCGCAAGACAACTCCGCGTCAGGGTCTCAAGCCCGCTCGTAGGCCTCGCGCAACCAACCGATCAACTGCTCGTCGACCTGGTCCCGAGCCGTCACCCGCACCCGGTGGGAGACCATGCCGTTGAAGCTGCCCGACGCCTCCAGCCGCTCCGTGGGCTGGTCGCCGGCGAGCTGGATGCCGACGTCCACCCGGGTAGCGGTGGAAGGCTGGATCAGACCGAACTGCTTGCTCCGCCGCAGACTCACATAGGTCTTCTTGGGCGACAGTTCGACATCCGAGCCGAAGCCCTCGACGGCCGCCGCGAGGTCGTCGTAGATCGGTCGCAGGTCCGCCTTCCTGCCGCCATACTGAGCCTCCACCAGGTCGACCGGAGCCGCCGCCGGTCGGTCGCCGGCGCGCGCCAGGTGGGACACCAGATTGGCGTAGCCGTGGGTCATGCCGTGTTCACCCTTGAGCCAGGCGACGATCTTGCCGTGCTTGTCCAAACCGGTACCGCGCACCAGACCGATCCACTCGTCGAGGGGGCGGCCGGTCTTCTCGGACAGGTTCGCGATCATCGCCTGCTGCATTTCCTCCGGGGATTTGGCCATCTCCAGGTCTCCTGATCATGCGGCGGGCGGAAGCGCCCGCCGTGTTGACATCTATCTTGACGCAACGCGCCGCGCAAGAATTGTAAGGAATCGACGGTTCCCCGCCGCCAGTCGATTAATTCCAAGACCGGGCCGGAGAGGTGTGGGACGTTGCGCTCGTCGTAGCTCACATCCAACAGTGCAAGGGAGGAAACTCATGGAAACCACCGTCGCCGAAACCGCACCGTTCATGCCCTCGCTCCTCAAGGTCGCCGTCGCCGCGCTGACCAGCTTCGTTCTCGGTGGAGTTTGGTACGGCGCGCTCTTCGCCAACGCCTGGCAGCGCCAGGTGGGCCTGTCCGACGAGCAGCTCGAATCCGCCGACAAGGTCCGCACCTTCGGCGTCTCCTACGTGTTGACCTTTATCGCCGCTTGGGTCTTCGCCATGTTCCTGGGTCCGCAGCCGGCGCCGGCCTTCGCCATCGGTGTGGGCGCCCTCGCGGGGCTCTGCTGGGTGGGGGCTTCGTTCGGAATCAACGATCTGTTCGAGCTGCGCCCTTTCAAGCTGTGGGCGATCAATACCGGCTACCACACCCTGGCGTTCACCCTCTTCGGGGTGGTCTTCGGCCTCTGGCATTGAGGGCAAGAAAGGGGCCGGTTCGAGTCCGGCCTTCGGCACCACGGACCGGTACGGAGTCTTCTCAACTTCCCCCCGCGGCCGGCCCGTCCCTACCCTAAACCTCCTTCTCCGCCCGGAGAGCGGCCCTGAAGACCAGCGCGGACTTCCGGCTCTACGCCACACGGCAAGCAGGCTCCACCTCCAACCACAGGGGCCAAACGGTGGACGTGGAGCCCGCCGGGCGACGTCCTCCGGGCCGTGTGGTCCGGGAATAGGTTGACCGGTGACCGCGTACAGACGTCCGAGAGATTCGGCACAGTGCGCCGCGCGCGTTGAGCTACTATTGCGCCTCTGACGTCTTTATTTCGCTGAACAGGAATCTTGGTCGAGACGAGGCTGGGTGGGGCGGAAGTCGAGCCTCCGGTTCCACCTCCGAAGTTGGGAAGGCCGCCGAGTCTGGTCGCTTCGATGAGTCGGCGAAGCTGAAGGTCCGGCACTCTGCTCGTGGGCGTAGATCAGGGGCTGCTGAACGAACCTATTTCAAGTGCGTAGGGTGGAGGCGAGAGGAGAAGAAGCCTATGTGGATGTACAGAAAAGTCGAGCAGGGAAGGGCCCTTGTGATCACCCGCTCCGGAAGCATTTCGGTGTCCTTCACGCCGACGGTGGTGTTCCCGTTCATCAACAAGGTCGAGGTGATGGACATCTCCCTGAAGACCATCGAGATCGACCGCCGCGGCAAAGAAGGCTTGATTTGCCGCGACAACATCCGCGCCGACATCAAGGTCGCCTTTTTCGTGCGGGTCAACAAGAACAAAGA from Acidobacteriota bacterium includes the following:
- a CDS encoding DUF4287 domain-containing protein codes for the protein MAKSPEEMQQAMIANLSEKTGRPLDEWIGLVRGTGLDKHGKIVAWLKGEHGMTHGYANLVSHLARAGDRPAAAPVDLVEAQYGGRKADLRPIYDDLAAAVEGFGSDVELSPKKTYVSLRRSKQFGLIQPSTATRVDVGIQLAGDQPTERLEASGSFNGMVSHRVRVTARDQVDEQLIGWLREAYERA
- a CDS encoding helix-turn-helix domain-containing protein, yielding MGPIQTPADEHWSFVDLSESTPIGTWRIVLAFPEGPLAEQVEAVWSSEGVDCFEEQEILPRTRTEVLFCVTDRHWLREEARGAEDLAFETSFVSGLQQKPLRVESPPNAQMCGVRLRPAGVANFLRDTPRAIAGEVVELDGLLGPQVERLRSQVVESRDLEHRTRLLAGAVERHLAPSPPLSAAVRFGLQSLHESDGSTPIREIVRATGFSHRYVTERFRDEIGLSPKAYARLVRFESAFERLQQVDSVHWAEFALDAGYYDQAHLVRDFRQLSGATPTEVFRRRSPDGLGLLNEEDTATLRGAQDNSASGSQARS
- a CDS encoding DUF1761 domain-containing protein, translated to METTVAETAPFMPSLLKVAVAALTSFVLGGVWYGALFANAWQRQVGLSDEQLESADKVRTFGVSYVLTFIAAWVFAMFLGPQPAPAFAIGVGALAGLCWVGASFGINDLFELRPFKLWAINTGYHTLAFTLFGVVFGLWH